The Streptomyces laurentii region TTCAGCTTCTCGGCCACGTGCTTCCGGAACCGCTCGGGCACCTCTGTCTTGCGGCCCTTGACGACGATGTCCACGCAGAACTCCGTTCCCGGATCGCTCGGTACGGCTCCTTGGCCGGCGAGCTTCTCCCTTTGCACCAGACCCCGGCGTTTGCCGGAGCCCCGGACTTGGCGACTCGCCCTTCCTCCTCCCCAGTCGACAAGCACCCCACCCCACCGGCCCGAGGTGAATTCCTCATGAACTCCCGTTCTGGAGGCGCACTCGTGCATTCGGTGAGGCCGTGGCATTCGCCATTCCTCACAACCGAACATAGCTCGTTCGGACGGGTGTCGGCACCCGGTGCGGCCAGTTACCGCCATTCGAGCACTTTCACCTCTCACCACCTGCAACGTCGCGGGTTCTCGGAGAGTTCCGGTTTAATTCGAACGAGGCCGGAGATGATGCGAGTACGGCAGCCGTCAGGCGTTCGAATAGGGGGTGCGCTGCCGCTTCTTCCGGGCTGCCCGCGAATCCCGGAATGGTGAACGGGGGGTGTCCGGCGGGACGCGCCGCCGCGAGTGCGCGCGCCGCCTCGGCGAGGGTCGCGCCGGTGGTCATCAGGTCGTCCACGAGCACCACGCGTCCGCCTGTCCGCGCCGCCTCGCGCAGCAGCCACGCGCCGCCCGGGGCGACGTCGAGGGCGCCCGCCAGGTTCGCGCGCCGCTCCGCCGCGCCGAGGCCCGCCTGGTCGGCCACCGTACGACGCTGCCGCAGCACCGGCAGTACCCGCGCCGCCCGTCCCGCCCGCCGCAGCCGTCCGGCCGCCGCGAGCGCGACGCGCCGCGTCGGATCGTGGCCACGTGCCCGTACGGAGCGCCGCGAGGACGGCACCGGTACGAGCAGCAGCGGACCGGATCCGGACGCGCCCGC contains the following coding sequences:
- a CDS encoding competence protein F (Competence protein F [Streptomyces venezuelae ATCC10712];~identified by MetaGeneAnnotator; putative), with amino-acid sequence MRGWWREVAGLVLPVSCEGCGRPRTALCAACADTLTGPGRTGPGRVRPAPEPRGLPVTYAAVPYEGVARALLLAHKERGALPLAGPLGAALAGAVTAVAGAAGASGSGPLLLVPVPSSRRSVRARGHDPTRRVALAAAGRLRRAGRAARVLPVLRQRRTVADQAGLGAAERRANLAGALDVAPGGAWLLREAARTGGRVVLVDDLMTTGATLAEAARALAAARPAGHPPFTIPGFAGSPEEAAAHPLFERLTAAVLASSPASFELNRNSPRTRDVAGGER